From Streptomyces asiaticus, one genomic window encodes:
- a CDS encoding aspartate aminotransferase family protein, translating into MTAAEQQQRRSGFDLGKLLAERASERYDLHTRHLNHQLPRMLRTIGFDKVYERAEGAYFWDDEGQDYLDMLAGFGVMGLGRHHPVVRKALHDVLDADLADLTRFDCQPLPGLLAERLLTHAPHLDRVFFGNSGTEAVETALKFARYATRKPRVLYCAHAFHGLTTGALSVNGEDGFRKGFAPLLPDTPIEMGDLEALERELARGDVAGFVVEPIQGKGVHEAPPGFLRAAQELLHRHKALLIADEVQTGLGRTGDFFAYQHEDGVEPDLVCVAKALSGGYVPVGATLGKDWIFKRVYSSMDRVLVHSASFGSNAQAMAAGLAVLAVMEDEEVVANARRTGELLRDRLAALVDRYELLHDVRGRGLMIGIEFGRPSSLGLRGRWAMLQAARKGLFAQMVVVPLLRRHRILTQVSGDHLEVIKLIPPLIIGEREVDRFVEAFTAVMDDAHDGGGLIWDFGRALVKQAVANR; encoded by the coding sequence ATGACAGCAGCCGAGCAGCAGCAGCGGCGTTCGGGCTTCGACCTCGGCAAGCTGCTGGCCGAGCGCGCCTCGGAGCGGTACGACCTGCACACCCGGCACCTCAACCACCAGCTGCCCCGGATGCTGCGCACCATCGGGTTCGACAAGGTCTACGAGCGGGCCGAGGGCGCGTACTTCTGGGACGACGAGGGCCAGGACTACCTCGATATGCTCGCCGGCTTCGGGGTGATGGGCCTGGGCCGCCACCACCCCGTGGTCCGCAAGGCGCTGCACGACGTCCTGGACGCCGACCTGGCCGATCTGACCCGCTTCGACTGCCAGCCGCTGCCCGGTCTGCTGGCCGAGCGGCTGCTGACCCACGCCCCCCATCTGGACCGGGTCTTCTTCGGCAACAGCGGCACCGAGGCCGTCGAGACCGCCCTGAAGTTCGCCCGCTACGCCACCCGCAAGCCGCGCGTCCTGTACTGCGCCCACGCCTTCCACGGGCTGACCACCGGCGCGCTGTCGGTCAACGGCGAGGACGGCTTCCGCAAGGGGTTCGCCCCGCTGCTGCCCGACACCCCGATCGAGATGGGCGACCTCGAGGCGCTGGAGCGGGAGCTGGCGCGCGGGGACGTGGCGGGGTTCGTGGTGGAGCCCATCCAGGGCAAGGGGGTGCACGAGGCCCCGCCCGGCTTCCTGCGCGCCGCACAGGAGCTGCTCCACCGCCACAAGGCCCTGCTCATCGCGGACGAGGTGCAGACCGGCCTCGGCCGCACCGGGGACTTCTTCGCCTACCAGCACGAGGACGGCGTCGAACCGGATCTGGTGTGCGTGGCCAAGGCACTCTCCGGCGGCTATGTGCCGGTCGGTGCGACCCTCGGCAAGGACTGGATCTTCAAAAGGGTCTATTCGTCGATGGACCGGGTGCTGGTGCACTCGGCCAGCTTCGGCTCCAACGCCCAGGCCATGGCGGCCGGGCTCGCCGTCCTCGCCGTCATGGAGGACGAGGAGGTCGTGGCCAACGCCCGCCGCACCGGCGAGCTGCTGCGCGACCGCCTCGCCGCCCTGGTGGACCGCTACGAGCTGCTGCACGACGTCCGCGGCCGGGGGCTGATGATCGGCATCGAGTTCGGCCGACCCAGCTCACTGGGGCTGCGCGGCCGGTGGGCGATGCTCCAGGCGGCGCGCAAGGGGCTGTTCGCGCAGATGGTCGTCGTCCCGCTGCTGCGGCGCCATCGCATCCTCACCCAGGTGTCCGGCGACCATCTGGAGGTCATTAAGCTGATCCCGCCGCTGATCATCGGTGAGCGGGAAGTGGACCGTTTCGTCGAGGCGTTCACAGCGGTCATGGACGACGCACACGACGGCGGCGGTCTGATCTGGGACTTCGGCCGGGCGCTCGTCAAACAGGCGGTGGCCAACCGCTGA
- a CDS encoding tyrosine-protein phosphatase — MTQQSQSPQVPQAESRLVGVRNFRDLGGLPAADGRRVRPGVLFRSGHLAHATEADTAYLDSLGLHTVFDFRNAADIKLEGPDVTLRGVRNVNLPLSDPADGAGFWRMVREGDLKTLRELLSEGRAEKRMIGSYRSIITTRLVEHGRILRDMAEDSSPVLMHCSAGKDRAGLSIAVTLLALGVDQEAIEADYLESAATHRRYKIWRKGAPGDGSDPMSPEVMALLLPLFDARAEYLAAAFTTIEETWGGPERYLAEGLGLSPEQRDRLRERLLTA, encoded by the coding sequence GTGACGCAGCAGTCGCAGTCGCCGCAGGTCCCCCAGGCCGAAAGCCGATTGGTGGGGGTACGCAATTTCCGTGATCTCGGTGGACTGCCGGCTGCCGACGGCCGCCGGGTACGGCCCGGAGTACTGTTCCGCAGCGGCCATCTCGCCCATGCCACCGAGGCGGACACGGCCTACCTCGACTCGCTCGGCCTGCACACCGTCTTCGACTTCCGCAACGCCGCCGACATCAAGCTGGAGGGTCCGGACGTCACGCTCCGCGGGGTCCGCAACGTCAATCTGCCGCTGTCCGACCCGGCCGACGGCGCCGGGTTCTGGAGGATGGTGCGCGAGGGCGATCTGAAGACCCTGCGCGAGCTGCTCTCCGAGGGCCGGGCCGAGAAGCGCATGATCGGCTCCTACCGCTCCATCATCACCACCCGGCTCGTCGAACACGGCCGGATCCTCCGCGACATGGCCGAGGACAGCTCACCGGTGCTGATGCACTGTTCCGCGGGCAAGGACCGGGCCGGGCTCTCCATCGCGGTGACCCTGCTGGCCCTCGGCGTCGACCAGGAGGCCATCGAGGCCGACTACCTCGAGTCGGCGGCCACCCACCGGCGCTACAAGATCTGGCGCAAGGGCGCTCCGGGGGACGGCTCCGACCCCATGTCGCCCGAGGTCATGGCGCTGCTGCTGCCGCTGTTCGACGCGCGCGCCGAATATCTGGCGGCGGCGTTCACGACCATCGAGGAGACCTGGGGCGGCCCCGAGCGCTATCTCGCCGAGGGGCTCGGCCTCTCCCCCGAACAGCGCGACCGGCTCCGGGAACGGCTGCTCACCGCCTGA
- a CDS encoding serpin family protein → MIDATAVRAVNTMTARWARAAVADEGTAFAATGVWSLLALLAGGADGPARQELAGALGVGADGATALGGRLLGSLDAMDGVHAATGLWTRQDLPIRPEWEAGLPPGVRSTLTGDAERDRKELDGWASRRTRGAIAEMPVPLTPDTRLVLAGALTVETAWLQPFRPGWLRPASGPWRDRSLAGLTRSTDDLDGVLRVVPDTPAGPLTLSGIAGDNGLDAHLVLGAEDAVGGEVLEAGIGAVAGEYPGLPGSALPLGEAGPGVRVMEVPSWDPTPRATLSTPQFTVTARHDLLRRAELFGLRTAQDTARGHFPGISPAALALYSAEQSMTASFSAEGFRAAAVTAFAMAPGSAPPQQKAKLISVAYDRPFGFLAVHRATGLVLTAGWVTEPEPGADTMW, encoded by the coding sequence ATGATCGACGCGACCGCCGTACGGGCCGTGAACACGATGACGGCGAGGTGGGCGCGGGCGGCCGTGGCGGACGAGGGCACGGCCTTCGCCGCCACCGGGGTCTGGTCGCTGCTCGCCCTGCTCGCGGGCGGTGCCGACGGCCCGGCCCGACAGGAGCTGGCGGGCGCGCTGGGCGTCGGCGCGGACGGCGCGACGGCGCTCGGCGGGCGGCTGCTCGGGTCGCTGGACGCCATGGACGGCGTGCACGCGGCCACCGGGCTGTGGACCCGTCAGGACCTGCCGATCCGGCCCGAGTGGGAGGCCGGGCTGCCCCCGGGCGTACGCTCCACGCTGACCGGGGACGCCGAGCGCGACCGCAAGGAGCTGGACGGCTGGGCGTCCCGGCGCACCCGGGGCGCGATCGCCGAGATGCCGGTGCCGCTCACCCCCGACACCCGGCTGGTGCTGGCCGGGGCGCTCACGGTGGAGACGGCCTGGCTCCAGCCGTTCCGGCCGGGCTGGCTGAGGCCGGCGAGCGGCCCCTGGCGGGACCGCTCGCTGGCCGGACTCACCCGGTCCACGGACGACCTCGACGGGGTGCTGCGGGTCGTCCCCGACACCCCGGCCGGTCCGCTCACCCTCTCGGGCATCGCGGGTGACAACGGGCTGGATGCGCACCTGGTCCTCGGAGCCGAGGACGCCGTGGGCGGCGAGGTGCTGGAGGCCGGGATCGGCGCGGTGGCCGGGGAGTACCCGGGGCTGCCGGGCTCGGCGCTGCCGCTGGGCGAGGCCGGGCCCGGGGTCCGGGTGATGGAGGTCCCGAGCTGGGACCCCACGCCCCGGGCGACGCTCTCCACCCCGCAGTTCACCGTGACGGCGCGGCACGATCTGCTGCGCAGGGCCGAGCTGTTCGGGCTGCGTACCGCCCAGGACACCGCGCGCGGCCACTTTCCGGGGATCAGCCCCGCCGCGCTGGCGCTGTACTCGGCGGAGCAGTCCATGACCGCCTCGTTCAGCGCCGAGGGCTTCCGGGCGGCGGCGGTGACCGCGTTCGCCATGGCGCCCGGTTCGGCGCCGCCGCAGCAGAAGGCGAAGCTGATCAGCGTGGCGTACGACCGCCCGTTCGGCTTCCTGGCCGTGCACCGCGCCACCGGTCTGGTGCTGACGGCGGGCTGGGTCACCGAGCCGGAGCCCGGGGCCGACACCATGTGGTGA
- a CDS encoding alpha-galactosidase: protein MIETGGSGRLWVLSGRRSSYALHLTDRDELLHLHWGPRIAVEDAEALAAEPGPPDWPFESPLDGREEYPVEGGPRFVRPALSVHAGGVRGTEWRFGGGTVLDPGTGEELRLRFHDPLHHLDITLHYRMRDDGDVIERWTALAHTGTAGQEPVELLRADSAAWSLPARDRWRLSHLHGRWAAESRLARTELTPGEKVIGSRRGHTSHHHLPWIALDGGAATEESGEVHSCALAWSGAWRIAVQLLSDGAVQAVGGVGHDDAGQLLLAPGESFTTPVFAGLWTDGGFGAASRAWHAWQLAHVVPGADRSRPVLYNSWEATEFEVSEEQQGSLARLAADMGVELFVVDDGWFGSRTSDRAGLGDWTPNPDRFPYGLKPLADQVHALGMRFGIWVEPEMVNPDSDLYRAHPDWVQHHPGRGRTEFRNQLVLNLARPEVRAYLWERLDTLLSGAPIDYVKWDFNRSFADPGWPGDPYPRRLWIDHVRGLYELLERLRAAHPGVAFESCSGGGGRIDLGVLAHTDQVWTSDNTDPLDRLAIQHGFGQLHPARVMAAWVTDSPNAMGNARVSSLRFRFVSAMAGVLGVGGDLTRWSEAELAEARDWVALYKRVRPVVQHGELYRLRPPEGDGLSAVQYVRGEETVVLAWLQSQHHGRAQPPLRLRGLDPAATYRDLETGEVHRGAVLAHRGLRTGLSGDLDAAVFHLRRN from the coding sequence ATGATCGAAACCGGTGGAAGCGGTCGGCTCTGGGTGCTCTCGGGGCGGCGCAGCAGCTACGCCCTGCACCTCACCGACCGTGATGAGCTGCTCCATCTCCACTGGGGGCCGAGGATCGCGGTCGAGGACGCCGAGGCCCTCGCCGCCGAGCCCGGGCCGCCGGACTGGCCGTTCGAATCACCGCTTGACGGGCGCGAGGAGTACCCCGTGGAGGGCGGTCCGCGCTTTGTACGCCCCGCCCTGTCCGTCCACGCCGGGGGCGTACGCGGCACCGAGTGGCGCTTCGGCGGCGGCACCGTCCTCGACCCCGGCACCGGTGAGGAGCTGCGGCTGCGCTTCCACGATCCGCTGCACCACCTCGACATCACCCTCCACTACCGGATGCGGGACGACGGCGATGTCATCGAGCGCTGGACCGCCCTCGCCCACACCGGCACCGCCGGGCAGGAGCCGGTGGAGCTGCTGCGCGCCGACTCCGCCGCCTGGTCGCTCCCGGCGCGCGACCGCTGGCGGCTGTCCCATCTGCACGGCCGCTGGGCCGCCGAGAGCCGGCTCGCCCGCACCGAGCTCACCCCCGGCGAGAAGGTGATCGGCAGCCGCCGAGGCCATACCAGCCATCACCATCTGCCCTGGATCGCCCTGGACGGCGGGGCGGCCACCGAGGAGAGCGGCGAGGTGCACAGCTGCGCACTCGCCTGGTCCGGGGCCTGGCGGATCGCCGTCCAGCTGCTGAGCGACGGCGCCGTCCAGGCGGTCGGCGGGGTCGGCCACGACGACGCGGGCCAGCTGCTCCTCGCGCCCGGTGAGTCCTTCACCACGCCCGTCTTCGCGGGGCTGTGGACCGACGGCGGCTTCGGGGCCGCGAGCCGCGCCTGGCACGCCTGGCAGCTCGCGCATGTGGTCCCCGGCGCCGACCGGTCCCGGCCGGTGCTCTACAACTCGTGGGAGGCCACCGAGTTCGAGGTGAGCGAGGAGCAGCAGGGCTCGCTCGCGCGGCTGGCCGCCGACATGGGCGTCGAGCTGTTCGTCGTGGACGACGGCTGGTTCGGTTCGCGCACCAGCGACCGGGCCGGGCTCGGCGACTGGACGCCCAACCCGGACCGCTTTCCGTACGGGCTGAAGCCGCTGGCCGACCAGGTGCACGCGCTCGGGATGCGGTTCGGCATCTGGGTCGAGCCGGAGATGGTCAACCCCGACAGCGACCTCTACCGTGCCCATCCCGACTGGGTGCAGCACCACCCCGGCCGGGGTCGCACCGAGTTCCGCAACCAGCTCGTGCTCAACCTCGCCCGACCCGAGGTGCGTGCCTATCTGTGGGAGCGGCTGGACACTCTGCTGAGCGGCGCGCCCATCGACTATGTGAAATGGGACTTCAACCGCTCCTTCGCGGACCCCGGCTGGCCCGGCGACCCCTATCCGCGACGGTTGTGGATCGACCATGTACGCGGGCTGTACGAGCTGCTGGAGCGGCTGCGCGCGGCCCACCCCGGGGTCGCCTTCGAGTCCTGCTCGGGCGGCGGCGGCCGGATCGACCTCGGCGTCCTGGCCCACACCGACCAGGTGTGGACCTCTGACAACACCGATCCGCTGGACCGGCTGGCCATCCAGCACGGCTTCGGTCAGCTCCACCCGGCCCGGGTGATGGCCGCCTGGGTCACCGACAGCCCCAACGCCATGGGCAACGCCCGCGTCAGCTCGCTGCGCTTCCGCTTCGTCAGCGCGATGGCCGGGGTGCTGGGCGTGGGTGGCGATCTGACCCGCTGGAGCGAGGCCGAACTCGCCGAGGCCCGCGACTGGGTGGCGCTCTACAAGCGGGTGCGCCCGGTCGTCCAGCACGGTGAGCTGTACCGGCTGCGGCCTCCGGAGGGCGACGGGCTCAGCGCGGTGCAGTACGTCCGGGGCGAGGAGACCGTGGTGCTGGCCTGGCTCCAGTCGCAGCACCACGGCCGGGCACAGCCTCCGCTGCGGCTGCGCGGGCTCGACCCGGCGGCCACCTACCGGGATCTGGAGACCGGGGAGGTGCACCGTGGAGCGGTGCTCGCCCACCGGGGCTTGCGCACCGGGCTGAGCGGCGACCTGGACGCCGCCGTATTCCACCTTCGCCGAAACTGA
- the dxs gene encoding 1-deoxy-D-xylulose-5-phosphate synthase, with protein sequence MPLLENIRGPHDLKALTGEELAALAQEIREFLIEAVARTGGHLGPNLGVVELSIALHRVFDSPADRILWDTGHQSYVHKLLTGRQDFSKLRHKGGLSGYPSRAESEHDIIENSHASTVLGWADGLAKANEVHGGTDHVVAVIGDGALTGGMAWEALNNIAAARDRPLVIVVNDNERSYSPTIGGLANHLATLRTTDGYERFLAWGKDVLQRTPVVGQPLHGAKKGFKDAFAPQGMFEDLGLKYVGPIDGHDTEAVESALRRAKRFHGPVLVHCLTEKGRGYPPALEDEADHFHTVAAMDPLTCAPLTPSGSRSWTSVFGEEMVRIGAERPDVVALTAAMLHPVGLAGFAEAYPERVWDVGIAEQHAAVSAAGLATGGLHPVLAVYATFLNRAFDQILMDVALHGCGVTFVLDRAGVTGTDGPSHNGMWDMSVLQVVPGLRIAAPRDADQLRAQLREAIDVDDAPTVIRFPKESVGEPIPAIDRVGGMDVLRRGEDVLLVAAGVMAPVALRAAELLAGRGIGCTVVDPRWVKPVDPELPGLAARHRLVAVVEDNVRTGGVGAAVAQTLRDAEVDLPVRTFGIPEAFLAHAKRGEVLADIGLTPAEIAGRIGAALTRIEAAHPERASALAEARAAAGARTPAGGRTAAEARTAAEESQA encoded by the coding sequence GTGCCATTGCTGGAGAACATCCGGGGCCCGCACGACCTCAAGGCGCTGACCGGTGAGGAACTGGCCGCGCTCGCCCAGGAGATCAGGGAGTTCCTGATCGAGGCGGTGGCCAGGACCGGGGGCCATCTGGGACCGAACCTCGGCGTGGTCGAGCTGTCCATAGCCCTGCACCGCGTCTTCGACTCGCCCGCCGATCGCATCCTGTGGGACACCGGCCACCAGTCCTACGTCCACAAACTGCTCACCGGCCGCCAGGACTTCTCCAAGCTCCGCCACAAGGGCGGGCTGTCCGGCTATCCGTCACGGGCCGAGTCCGAGCACGACATCATCGAGAACAGCCATGCCTCCACCGTGCTGGGCTGGGCCGACGGCCTCGCCAAGGCCAACGAGGTGCACGGCGGCACCGACCATGTGGTGGCCGTCATCGGGGACGGGGCGCTGACCGGCGGTATGGCCTGGGAGGCGCTCAACAACATCGCCGCCGCCCGGGACCGGCCGCTGGTCATCGTCGTCAACGACAACGAGCGCTCCTACTCGCCGACCATCGGCGGGCTCGCCAACCACCTCGCCACCCTGCGCACCACCGACGGCTACGAGCGCTTCCTGGCCTGGGGCAAGGACGTGCTCCAGCGCACCCCCGTGGTCGGCCAGCCGCTGCACGGCGCCAAGAAGGGGTTCAAGGACGCCTTCGCGCCGCAGGGCATGTTCGAGGACCTGGGGCTGAAGTACGTCGGCCCCATCGACGGCCATGACACCGAGGCGGTCGAGTCGGCCCTGCGCCGCGCCAAGCGGTTCCACGGCCCGGTCCTCGTCCACTGCCTGACCGAGAAGGGGCGGGGCTACCCGCCCGCGCTGGAGGACGAGGCGGATCATTTCCACACCGTGGCCGCGATGGACCCGCTCACCTGCGCGCCGCTGACCCCCTCCGGCAGCCGCTCATGGACCTCGGTGTTCGGCGAGGAGATGGTGCGGATCGGCGCCGAGCGGCCCGATGTGGTCGCCCTCACCGCCGCGATGCTGCACCCCGTGGGGCTCGCCGGCTTCGCCGAGGCGTACCCCGAGCGGGTGTGGGACGTGGGCATCGCCGAGCAGCACGCGGCGGTCTCGGCGGCCGGGCTCGCCACCGGCGGACTCCACCCGGTCCTCGCCGTCTACGCCACCTTCCTCAACCGCGCCTTCGACCAGATCCTCATGGATGTCGCCCTGCACGGGTGCGGGGTGACCTTCGTCCTGGACCGGGCCGGTGTCACCGGCACCGACGGGCCGAGCCACAACGGCATGTGGGACATGTCCGTCCTCCAGGTGGTGCCGGGGCTGCGGATCGCCGCCCCGCGCGACGCCGACCAGCTCCGCGCCCAGCTGCGCGAGGCGATCGACGTGGACGACGCGCCGACCGTCATCCGCTTCCCCAAGGAGTCGGTGGGGGAGCCGATTCCGGCGATCGACCGGGTGGGCGGGATGGACGTCCTGCGCCGGGGCGAGGACGTCCTCCTCGTCGCGGCCGGGGTCATGGCGCCCGTCGCGCTGCGCGCCGCCGAGCTGCTGGCCGGGCGCGGCATCGGCTGCACGGTGGTGGATCCGCGCTGGGTCAAGCCCGTCGACCCCGAGCTCCCCGGGCTCGCGGCGCGCCACCGGCTGGTGGCGGTCGTGGAGGACAATGTGCGCACCGGCGGGGTGGGCGCGGCCGTCGCCCAGACGCTGCGGGACGCCGAAGTCGACCTGCCGGTGCGGACGTTCGGCATCCCCGAGGCGTTCCTGGCCCATGCCAAGCGCGGTGAGGTGCTCGCCGACATCGGGCTCACCCCCGCCGAGATCGCGGGCCGGATCGGGGCGGCCCTGACCCGTATCGAGGCGGCCCACCCGGAGCGGGCGAGCGCCCTCGCCGAGGCGCGTGCCGCCGCCGGGGCCCGTACGCCCGCCGGGGGTCGTACCGCCGCCGAAGCCCGTACCGCCGCCGAGGAGAGCCAGGCATGA
- the ispG gene encoding flavodoxin-dependent (E)-4-hydroxy-3-methylbut-2-enyl-diphosphate synthase yields the protein MSSAEPVALGLPGVPGRPLAPRRVSRRLQVGSVAVGGDAPISVQSMTTTVTADIGATLQQIAELTASGCQIVRVACPSQDDADALPVIAKKSQIPVIADIHFQPKYVFAAIDAGCAAVRVNPGNIRQFDDKVREIAKAASDAGVPIRIGVNAGSLDKRLLEKYGKATPEALVESALWECSLFEEHGFRDIKISVKHNDPVVMVNAYRQLAAQCDYPLHLGVTEAGPAFQGTIKSAVAFGALLSEGIGDTIRVSLSAPPAEEVKVGIQILESLNLRQRRLEIVSCPSCGRAQVDVYKLADEVTAGLEGMEVPLRVAVMGCVVNGPGEAREADLGVASGNGKGQIFVKGEVIKTVPESKIVETLIDEAMNIARRMEDEGVPSGTPDVTVS from the coding sequence ATGAGCTCAGCGGAACCAGTCGCACTCGGCCTGCCCGGCGTGCCGGGCAGGCCCCTCGCACCGCGCCGGGTCTCACGCCGCCTCCAGGTCGGATCGGTGGCCGTGGGCGGCGACGCGCCGATCTCGGTGCAGTCGATGACGACGACGGTGACGGCGGACATCGGTGCGACGTTGCAGCAGATCGCGGAGTTGACGGCGTCGGGGTGCCAGATCGTGCGGGTGGCGTGTCCGTCGCAGGATGACGCGGACGCGTTGCCGGTGATCGCGAAGAAGTCGCAGATTCCGGTGATCGCCGATATTCACTTCCAGCCGAAGTATGTGTTCGCGGCGATTGATGCCGGGTGTGCGGCGGTGCGGGTGAATCCGGGGAACATCCGGCAGTTCGACGACAAGGTCAGGGAGATCGCGAAGGCGGCGTCGGACGCGGGTGTGCCGATTCGTATCGGGGTGAACGCGGGGTCGCTGGACAAGCGGTTGCTGGAGAAGTACGGCAAGGCCACGCCGGAGGCGTTGGTGGAGTCGGCGTTGTGGGAGTGCTCGCTGTTCGAGGAGCACGGGTTCCGGGATATCAAGATCTCGGTGAAGCACAACGATCCGGTGGTGATGGTCAACGCCTATCGTCAGCTGGCGGCTCAGTGTGACTATCCGCTGCATCTGGGTGTGACGGAGGCGGGTCCGGCGTTTCAGGGGACGATCAAGTCGGCGGTGGCGTTCGGTGCGCTGTTGAGTGAGGGGATCGGGGACACGATCCGGGTGTCGCTGTCGGCGCCTCCGGCGGAGGAGGTGAAGGTCGGGATCCAGATTCTGGAGTCGTTGAATCTGCGGCAGCGGCGGTTGGAGATCGTCTCGTGTCCGTCGTGCGGTCGGGCGCAGGTGGATGTGTACAAGCTCGCGGATGAGGTGACGGCCGGTCTGGAGGGCATGGAGGTCCCGCTGCGGGTCGCGGTCATGGGCTGTGTGGTGAACGGTCCGGGTGAGGCGCGGGAAGCGGATCTGGGGGTGGCGTCAGGCAATGGCAAGGGGCAGATCTTCGTCAAGGGCGAGGTCATCAAGACCGTGCCGGAGTCGAAGATCGTGGAGACCCTGATCGACGAGGCCATGAACATCGCGCGGCGCATGGAGGATGAGGGGGTCCCGTCGGGTACCCCGGACGTCACCGTGAGCTGA
- a CDS encoding SGNH/GDSL hydrolase family protein, translated as MADDKERFSNGSIGSYAAVGDSFTEGVGDPGPDGVFVGWADRLAVLLSDQRPHDDFRYANLAVRGRLLDQIVAEQVARAIELGPDLVTFCAGGNDILRPGSDPDDVAERYEAAVADLRARVGTVLLCTGFDTRGVPVLRHLRGKIATYTAHVRAIADRHGCPVLDLWSLRSVQDRRAWDADRLHLSPDGHTRVALRAGQVLGLDVPADPDQPWPPEGQRTPAEVRRDNIHWAREYLVPWIGRRLRGESSGDHVEPKRPDLLPLRP; from the coding sequence GTGGCAGACGATAAGGAGAGATTCAGCAACGGTTCCATCGGGTCCTACGCAGCCGTCGGGGACAGCTTCACCGAGGGCGTCGGCGACCCCGGTCCTGACGGGGTGTTCGTCGGCTGGGCCGACCGGCTCGCCGTCCTGCTGTCCGACCAACGACCCCACGACGATTTCCGCTACGCCAATCTGGCCGTACGCGGTCGACTCCTTGACCAGATAGTGGCCGAGCAGGTGGCCCGGGCCATCGAACTCGGCCCCGATCTGGTCACCTTCTGCGCGGGTGGCAATGACATCCTGCGCCCCGGCAGCGACCCCGACGATGTGGCCGAGCGCTATGAGGCCGCCGTCGCCGACCTCCGGGCGCGGGTGGGCACGGTGCTGCTGTGCACCGGCTTCGACACCAGAGGGGTGCCGGTGCTGCGCCATCTACGGGGCAAGATCGCCACGTATACGGCGCATGTGCGGGCGATCGCCGACCGCCACGGCTGCCCGGTGCTCGACCTGTGGTCGCTGCGCTCGGTGCAGGACCGCCGGGCCTGGGACGCCGACCGGCTGCATCTGTCGCCGGACGGTCACACCCGGGTCGCGCTGAGGGCCGGTCAGGTGCTCGGCCTCGACGTCCCCGCCGACCCCGATCAGCCCTGGCCCCCGGAGGGGCAGCGCACCCCGGCCGAGGTGCGCCGGGACAACATCCACTGGGCGCGCGAATATCTGGTGCCCTGGATCGGCCGACGGCTGCGCGGAGAGTCGTCGGGTGACCATGTGGAACCCAAGCGGCCCGATCTGCTGCCGCTGCGGCCCTGA
- a CDS encoding ATP-binding protein: MAPSYEALRLGRGGTVVAPPRHDVFRLPALSTSVAEARRHVVRRLGSWGIDQDTRDSAELIVSELFTNAVRHTSSEEVRCSLQLIGTRLRLEVADQGCARTVPEARSVSADQEGGRGLMLVEAMSEAWGVRPNQGGAGRAVWAYLAI, from the coding sequence GTGGCTCCTTCCTATGAGGCTCTCCGGTTAGGGCGCGGCGGCACCGTGGTCGCTCCGCCCCGCCACGACGTGTTTCGTCTGCCGGCGCTGAGCACGTCCGTCGCCGAGGCGAGAAGGCATGTCGTGCGGCGGCTGGGCTCATGGGGCATCGACCAGGACACCCGGGACAGCGCGGAGTTGATCGTCTCCGAGCTCTTCACCAACGCGGTGCGTCACACCTCCAGCGAGGAAGTTCGCTGCTCACTCCAGCTCATAGGCACCCGGCTGCGGCTGGAGGTGGCCGACCAGGGCTGTGCGCGCACGGTGCCCGAGGCCCGGTCGGTGAGCGCGGACCAGGAGGGCGGCCGCGGGCTGATGCTGGTGGAGGCCATGTCGGAGGCCTGGGGGGTCAGGCCGAACCAGGGCGGCGCGGGCCGCGCCGTCTGGGCCTACCTGGCGATATAG